The region CAAGGCGATCGATGCCGCCACCGCGCGTCTTGCAGCCCGGAAGGCCCGAGAGACCGCGCGTCGCAAGAGCGTCTTCGAGTCGGCCGCGATGCCGGACAAGCTCAAGGACTGCACCAGCAAGGACCCGTCGATCAGCGAGATCTTCCTCGTCGAGGGTGATTCGGCAGGCGGCTCGGCCGTGCAGGGTCGCGACCCGCACACCCAGGCGATCCTCGCGCTGCGCGGCAAGATCCTCAACGTCGAACGCGCGCGTCTCGACAAGGCGCTGGGCAACAAGGAAGTCCAGGCGATGATCCAGGCCTTCGGCACGGGCATCGGCGAGGACTTCGACATCGAGAAGGCCCGCTATCACAAGATCGTCCTGATGGCGGATGCCGATGTCGACGGCCAGCACATCACCACGCTGCTGCTGACGCTGCTGTTCCGCTACATGCGCGGACTCATCGAGGCCGGCTTCGTGTACCTGGCCATGCCGCCGCTGTACCGGCTGAAGTGGTCGAATTCGCCGCACGAGTACGTGTACTCCGACGCCGAGCGCGATGCGCTGCTCAAGCACGGCGCCGAGAACGGCAAGCGTCTGCCGAAGGATGCCGGCGTGCAGCGCTACAAGGGTCTGGGCGAGATGAACGCGAAGGAGCTGTGGGAGACGACGATGGATCACACCACGCGCACCCTTCGCCAGATCACCATCGACGACGCGGCAGCGGCGGACGAGATCTTCAGCGTGCTGATGGGTGAAGACGTCGAGTCGCGACGCACGTTCATCCAGCGCAACGCCAAAGACGTCCGCTTCCTCGACATCTGACCCACATACACACAAAGCCGCTGCTCGTGAGCAGCAGCTCATACAGAACTCAGGACGGAGGGCTCTTCTCAGAGTGAGCATCGGGAGGGACCCGCGAAGCGGGAGGGACCCGCTCTGCGAAGGAAGAGAAGAGCCCGAAGTCCGGCAGCCACAGGCATCAGAGAAGAAACCACATGACTGACGAAGAACGCCCCGACATCAACGAGGGCCACGAGCACGGCCGCATCAACCAGGTCGACCTGCAGTCCGAGATGCAGCGGTCGTACCTCGACTACGCCATGGCTGTCATCGTCGGGCGTGCGCTGCCCGACGTGCGCGACGGGCTCAAGCCCGTGCACCGCCGCGTGCTCTACGGCATGTACGACGGCGGCTTCCGTCCCGACAAGTCGTTCTCGAAGTGCGCCCGCGTCGTCGGCGAGGTGATGGGTCAGTACCACCCGCACGGTGACACCGCGATCTACGACACTCTCGTCCGCCTCGTGCAGCCGTGGTCGCTGCGCTACCCCCTCGCCCTCGGTCAGGGCAACTTCGGGTCGCCCGGCAACATGGGCGCTGCTGCCCCCCGGTACACCGAGACCAAGATGGCTCCCCTCGCGCTCGAGATGGTGCGCGACATCGAAGAGGACACGGTCGACTTCTCGCCGAACTACGACGGTCAGACGCAGGAGCCCGACGTTCTGCCGGCTCGGTTCCCGAACCTGCTCGTCAACGGCTCGATCGGCATCGCGGTCGGCATGGCGACCAACATCCCGCCTCACAACCTGCGCGAGGTCTCGGCCGCCGCTCTGTGGGCGCTCGACAACCCGCAGCTTCCGCGTGAGGAGCTGCTCGAGGGTCTCATCCAGCGCGTGCCCGGCCCCGACTTCCCGACCGGTGCGCAGATCCTCGGCACCAAGGGCATCCACGAGGCGTACCGCACCGGCCGCGGCTCGATCACCATGCGCGCGATCGTCGAGGTCGAGGAGATCCAGGGCCGGACCTGCCTCGTGATCACCGAGCTGCCGTACCAGGTCAACCCCGACAACCTCGCGGTGAAGATCGGCGACCTGGCGCGCGACGGCAAGATCACCGGCATCGCCGACATCCGCGACGAGTCCTCCGACCGCACCGGTCAGCGCCTGGTCGTCGTGCTCAAGCGCGACGCGGTCGCGAAGGTCGTGCTGAACAACCTGTACAAGCACACGCAGCTGCAGGAGAACTTCGGCGCGAACATGCTCGCGATCGTCGACGGCGTGCCGCGCACGCTGGGCCTCGACGGCTTCATCACACACTGGCTCGACCACCAGCTCGACGTCATCGTGCGTCGTACCGGCTTCCGGCTGCGCAAGGCGCAGGCGCGCATGCACATCCTGCAGGGATACCTGAAGGCGCTGGATGCCCTCGACGAGGTCATCGCGCTGATCCGTCGCTCGCCGACCGTCGATGAGGCCCGGGAGGGCCTGAAGACGCTGCTCGACATCGATGACGACCAGGCTCAGGCGATCCTCGACATGCAGCTGCGTCGCCTCGCTGCACTCGAGCGGCAGAAGATCATCGACGAGGCCACCGACCTCGAGCTGAAGATCGCCGATTACAAGGAGATCATCGCCACCGAGTCGCGCCAGCGCGACATCGTGCGTCACGAGCTCACCGAGATCGTCGACCGCTTCGGCGACGAGCGCCGCACGCACATCCTGCACGGATACGACGGCGACATGTCGATGGAAGACCTCATCCCCGTCGAGGAGATGGTCGTCACCGTCACCCGCGAGGGCTACATCAAGCGCACGCGCAGCGACAACTACCGCTCGCAGCACCGCGGCGGCAAGGGAGTGAAGGGTGCGCAGCTGCGCGCCGACGACCTCGTCGAGCACTTCTTCGTCACCACCACGCACCACTGGCTGCTCTTCTTCACCGACAAGGGTCGCGTCTACCGCACCAAGACCTATGAGGTGCCAGAGGCCGGCCGCGACGCGAAGGGCCAGCACGTCGCGAACCTGCTCGCCCTGCAGCCCGACGAGAAGATCGCCCAGGTGCTCGCCATCAGCGACTACCAGGCGAAGGACTACCTGGTGCTGGCCACCCGCAGCGGCCTGGTGAAGAAGACCCGCCTCGGCGACTACGACACCAACCGTCAGGGCGGCGTCATCGCCATCCGCCTCCGCGAGACCGACGAGCTGGTCAGCGCCAAGCTCGTCAATTCCGACGAAGACATCCTGCTCATCAGCGCCAAGGGCATGTCGGTGCGCTTCCACGCGACTGACGACGCGCTGCGCCCGATGGGCCGCGCCACCGAGGGTGTGCGGGGCATGAAGTTCAAGGACGACGAGGACTGCCTGCTCTCAGCATCCATCGTCTCCGACGCATCGTTCGTCTTCACCGTCACCGACGGCGGCTACGCGAAGCGCACCAGCGTCGATGAGTACAAGGTGCAGAAGCGCGGCGGAACGGGCATCAAGGTCGCCAAGCTGAGCGACGAGAGAGGCGTT is a window of Microbacterium esteraromaticum DNA encoding:
- the gyrA gene encoding DNA gyrase subunit A; protein product: MTDEERPDINEGHEHGRINQVDLQSEMQRSYLDYAMAVIVGRALPDVRDGLKPVHRRVLYGMYDGGFRPDKSFSKCARVVGEVMGQYHPHGDTAIYDTLVRLVQPWSLRYPLALGQGNFGSPGNMGAAAPRYTETKMAPLALEMVRDIEEDTVDFSPNYDGQTQEPDVLPARFPNLLVNGSIGIAVGMATNIPPHNLREVSAAALWALDNPQLPREELLEGLIQRVPGPDFPTGAQILGTKGIHEAYRTGRGSITMRAIVEVEEIQGRTCLVITELPYQVNPDNLAVKIGDLARDGKITGIADIRDESSDRTGQRLVVVLKRDAVAKVVLNNLYKHTQLQENFGANMLAIVDGVPRTLGLDGFITHWLDHQLDVIVRRTGFRLRKAQARMHILQGYLKALDALDEVIALIRRSPTVDEAREGLKTLLDIDDDQAQAILDMQLRRLAALERQKIIDEATDLELKIADYKEIIATESRQRDIVRHELTEIVDRFGDERRTHILHGYDGDMSMEDLIPVEEMVVTVTREGYIKRTRSDNYRSQHRGGKGVKGAQLRADDLVEHFFVTTTHHWLLFFTDKGRVYRTKTYEVPEAGRDAKGQHVANLLALQPDEKIAQVLAISDYQAKDYLVLATRSGLVKKTRLGDYDTNRQGGVIAIRLRETDELVSAKLVNSDEDILLISAKGMSVRFHATDDALRPMGRATEGVRGMKFKDDEDCLLSASIVSDASFVFTVTDGGYAKRTSVDEYKVQKRGGTGIKVAKLSDERGVLAGGLIVSEDDEVLVVLSSGKVVRSAVAEVPAKGRDTMGVVFARMSGDDRILAVARNSERGIDEEDDAETETPAPETPTPAQTPAADSPEA